The Lucilia cuprina isolate Lc7/37 chromosome 5, ASM2204524v1, whole genome shotgun sequence genome includes a window with the following:
- the LOC111688119 gene encoding nucleolar protein dao-5 isoform X4, with translation MAANDQLLAAIIHEYLQRKDKTLAQVYQHKTKAAIVAKGSPKLEDILQYYVKNSKTKIPPVKTTEDSDSDSDSEEETPKKAAALVSNGKPAAKKADSSSEDSSDDSSDEEKKPAAKPAAKVNGVTKKQESSDDSDDSSDDEKPAAKAAAPAKPAAAAAKKQESSEDSSEDSSDDEKKPAAKATPAKPAPAKKQESSEDSSDDSSDDEKKPAAKATPAKPAVVAAKAKKDDSSDDSSDDSEDEKPAAKAAPAKPAPVAAKKAESSSDDDSSEDEKPAAKKPAPVAAKKADSSSDDSSSEDEKPKATAVAKKPAAVVAKKADSSSDDSSSEDEKPAVKPVVNKAAAVAAKKKADSSSDDSSSDDDDEPAAKKPAVAAPAKKKAASSSDDSSSDEEEAAKPVAAKAATPAKKADSSSDDSSDSDDEPPAKKANVTPAAAAKPKKADSSSDDSSDEDEKPAKKPAAAAATPAKKAAKSDDSDDSSSDEEPESAPAVKPGQKRKFSESNAADTPNNKYSNFVKSGEVKQNGFASSTPANRSFNNKNNNSNQFTPQSSGKKKNEPFRRVRDEEVEIDERVKDMSFEAKKNAAGSWGDKANRDLKFTRGKSFKHEKTKKKRGSYRGGAIDMGVNSIKFE, from the exons atggcAGCAAATGATCAATTATTAGCTGCAATAATACATGAATATCTACAAAGAAAAGATAAAACTTTGGCGCAAGTTTATCAACACAAAACCAAAGCT GCCATTGTTGCTAAGGGTTCTCCCAAATTGGAAGACATTTTGCAATACTatgtaaaaaatagtaaaacaaaaattcctCCTGTAAAAACAACTGAAGATAGCGATAGTGACAGTGATTCTGAGGAAGAAACCCCTAAGAAAGCAGCTGCTCTTGTCAGCAATGGCAAGCCTGCCGCTAAGAAAGCAGACTCCAGCTCTGAAGATTCCTCCGATGATAGCAGTGATGAGGAGAAAAAACCCGCTGCCAAACCAGCAGCTAAAGTAAATGGTGTGACTAAGAAACAGGAATCATCAGATGACTCCGATGACAGCAGTGATGATGAAAAACCTGCTGCTAAGGCTGCCGCGCCAGCTAAACCTGCTGCTGCTGCCGCTAAGAAACAAGAATCTTCCGAAGATTCTTCTGAGGATAGCAGTGATGATGAGAAGAAACCAGCAGCTAAAGCTACTCCTGCTAAACCTGCTCCTGCTAAGAAACAAGAATCTTCGGAAGATTCTTCTGATGATAGCAGTGATGACGAGAAGAAACCAGCAGCTAAAGCTACTCCTGCTAAACCAGCTGTTGTTGCCGCTAAGGCTAAGAAAGACGATTCTTCTGATGATTCTTCTGACGATAGTGAAGATGAAAAGCCAGCTGCTAAAGCGGCACCAGCAAAACCTGCTCCAGTTGCTGCTAAAAAAGCCGAGTCCAGCAGCGATGATGACAGCTCTGAAGATGAAAAACCAGCAGCCAAGAAACCTGCTCCAGTTGCTGCGAAAAAAGCCGACTCTAGCAGTGATGATTCTTCCAGTGAAGATGAAAAACCTAAAGCTACTGCTGTAGCTAAGAAACCAGCTGCTGTAGTAGCCAAAAAAGCCGACTCCAGCAGTGATGATTCGTCCAGTGAAGATGAAAAACCTGCTGTTAAACCAGTAGTTAACAAAGCTGCCGCTGTAGCAGCTAAAAAGAAGGCTGACTCCTCTTCGGATGATTCCTCCTCCGATGATGACGATGAACCAGCAGCCAAGAAACCCGCTGTAGCTGCTCCTGCTAAAAAGAAAGCAGCTTCATCATCCGATGATTCCTCATCCGATGAAGAGGAAGCTGCCAAACCAGTAGCTGCTAAAGCTGCTACTCCAGCCAAAAAGGCCGACTCCAGTTCTGATGATTCCTCAGATTCTGATGATGAGCCACCAGCTAAGAAGGCTAATGTTACTCCTGCCGCAGCTGCTAAGCCTAAAAAAGCTGACAGTTCTAGCGATGATAGTTCGGATGAAGATGAAAAGCCCGCTAAAAAACCTGCTGCAGCCGCTGCTACACCAGCCAAAAAGGCAGCCAAGTCTGACGATAGCGATGATAGCTCTAGTGATGAAGAACCAGAAAGTGCACCTGCAGTTAAACCTGgtcaaaagagaaaatttagtGAATCAAATGCCGCCGACACACCCAACAACAAATACAGTAATTTTGTGAAATCTGGCGAAGTaaag CAAAATGGATTTGCTTCTTCAACTCCTGCCAATAGAAGTTTTAACAATAAGAATAATAATAGTAATCAATTTACACCACAATCTAGTggtaaaaagaaaaacgaacCGTTTAGACGTGTACGTGATGAAGAGGTGGAGATTGATGAAAGAGTTAAAGACATGTCTTTCGAAGCCAAG AAAAACGCTGCTGGTTCCTGGGGTGATAAAGCCAATAGAGATTTAAAATTCACTCGTGGCAAATcattcaaacatgaaaaaaccaAGAAGAAGCGTGGCAGTTATCGTGGTGGAGCAATTGATATGGGAGTTAATTCCATTAAATTTGAAtaa
- the LOC111688119 gene encoding nucleolar protein dao-5 isoform X1, whose product MAANDQLLAAIIHEYLQRKDKTLAQVYQHKTKAAIVAKGSPKLEDILQYYVKNSKTKIPPVKTTEDSDSDSDSEEETPKKAAALVSNGKPAAKKADSSSEDSSDDSSDEEKKPAAKPAAKVNGVTKKQESSDDSDDSSDDEKPAAKAAAPAKPAAAAAKKQESSEDSSEDSSDDEKKPAAKATPAKPAPAKKQESSEDSSDDSSDDEKKPAAKATPAKPAVVAAKAKKDDSSDDSSDDSEDEKPAAKAAPAKPAPVAAKKAESSSDDDSSEDEKPAAKKPAPVAAKKADSSSDDSSSEDEKPKATAVAKKPAAVVAKKADSSSDDSSSEDEKPAVKPVVNKAAAVAAKKKADSSSDDSSSDDDDEPAAKKPAVAAPAKKKAASSSDDSSSDEEEAAKPVAAKAATPAKKADSSSDDSSDSDDEPPAKKANVTPAAAAKPKKADSSSDDSSDEDEKPAKKPAAAAATPAKKAAKSDDSDDSSSDEEPESAPAVKPGQKRKFSESNAADTPNNKYSNFVKSGEVKQNGFASSTPANRSFNNKNNNSNQFTPQSSGKKKNEPFRRVRDEEVEIDERVKDMSFEAKDGEETTNGGFKKFGDRKSFGGFEKGGRGRGGGGDRGGRGRGGGGDRGGKGRGGFGGGDRGGRGRGGFGGGDRGGRGRGGFGGGDRGGRGRGGFGGSNKPFNKSFDGGSAGQNKKITFDD is encoded by the exons atggcAGCAAATGATCAATTATTAGCTGCAATAATACATGAATATCTACAAAGAAAAGATAAAACTTTGGCGCAAGTTTATCAACACAAAACCAAAGCT GCCATTGTTGCTAAGGGTTCTCCCAAATTGGAAGACATTTTGCAATACTatgtaaaaaatagtaaaacaaaaattcctCCTGTAAAAACAACTGAAGATAGCGATAGTGACAGTGATTCTGAGGAAGAAACCCCTAAGAAAGCAGCTGCTCTTGTCAGCAATGGCAAGCCTGCCGCTAAGAAAGCAGACTCCAGCTCTGAAGATTCCTCCGATGATAGCAGTGATGAGGAGAAAAAACCCGCTGCCAAACCAGCAGCTAAAGTAAATGGTGTGACTAAGAAACAGGAATCATCAGATGACTCCGATGACAGCAGTGATGATGAAAAACCTGCTGCTAAGGCTGCCGCGCCAGCTAAACCTGCTGCTGCTGCCGCTAAGAAACAAGAATCTTCCGAAGATTCTTCTGAGGATAGCAGTGATGATGAGAAGAAACCAGCAGCTAAAGCTACTCCTGCTAAACCTGCTCCTGCTAAGAAACAAGAATCTTCGGAAGATTCTTCTGATGATAGCAGTGATGACGAGAAGAAACCAGCAGCTAAAGCTACTCCTGCTAAACCAGCTGTTGTTGCCGCTAAGGCTAAGAAAGACGATTCTTCTGATGATTCTTCTGACGATAGTGAAGATGAAAAGCCAGCTGCTAAAGCGGCACCAGCAAAACCTGCTCCAGTTGCTGCTAAAAAAGCCGAGTCCAGCAGCGATGATGACAGCTCTGAAGATGAAAAACCAGCAGCCAAGAAACCTGCTCCAGTTGCTGCGAAAAAAGCCGACTCTAGCAGTGATGATTCTTCCAGTGAAGATGAAAAACCTAAAGCTACTGCTGTAGCTAAGAAACCAGCTGCTGTAGTAGCCAAAAAAGCCGACTCCAGCAGTGATGATTCGTCCAGTGAAGATGAAAAACCTGCTGTTAAACCAGTAGTTAACAAAGCTGCCGCTGTAGCAGCTAAAAAGAAGGCTGACTCCTCTTCGGATGATTCCTCCTCCGATGATGACGATGAACCAGCAGCCAAGAAACCCGCTGTAGCTGCTCCTGCTAAAAAGAAAGCAGCTTCATCATCCGATGATTCCTCATCCGATGAAGAGGAAGCTGCCAAACCAGTAGCTGCTAAAGCTGCTACTCCAGCCAAAAAGGCCGACTCCAGTTCTGATGATTCCTCAGATTCTGATGATGAGCCACCAGCTAAGAAGGCTAATGTTACTCCTGCCGCAGCTGCTAAGCCTAAAAAAGCTGACAGTTCTAGCGATGATAGTTCGGATGAAGATGAAAAGCCCGCTAAAAAACCTGCTGCAGCCGCTGCTACACCAGCCAAAAAGGCAGCCAAGTCTGACGATAGCGATGATAGCTCTAGTGATGAAGAACCAGAAAGTGCACCTGCAGTTAAACCTGgtcaaaagagaaaatttagtGAATCAAATGCCGCCGACACACCCAACAACAAATACAGTAATTTTGTGAAATCTGGCGAAGTaaag CAAAATGGATTTGCTTCTTCAACTCCTGCCAATAGAAGTTTTAACAATAAGAATAATAATAGTAATCAATTTACACCACAATCTAGTggtaaaaagaaaaacgaacCGTTTAGACGTGTACGTGATGAAGAGGTGGAGATTGATGAAAGAGTTAAAGACATGTCTTTCGAAGCCAAG GATGGTGAAGAAACTACAAATGGAGGCTTTAAGAAATTCGGTGATCGCAAATCATTTGGTGGCTTTGAAAAGGGAGGACGTGGTCGTGGTGGTGGTGGCGATCGCGGTGGTAGAGGCCGTGGTGGTGGCGGTGATCGTGGTGGTAAAGGCCGTGGTGGTTTCGGTGGTGGTGATCGTGGTGGTAGAGGCCGTGGTGGTTTCGGTGGTGGTGATCGTGGCGGTAGAGGTCGTGGTGGCTTTGGTGGTGGTGATCGCGGTGGCAGAGGTCGTGGTGGTTTTGGTGGTTCAAATAAACCTTTCAACAAATCCTTTGATGGTGGCTCAGCGggacaaaacaaaaagattACCTTTGATGACTAA
- the LOC111688119 gene encoding nucleolar protein dao-5 isoform X2, with protein sequence MAANDQLLAAIIHEYLQRKDKTLAQVYQHKTKAAIVAKGSPKLEDILQYYVKNSKTKIPPVKTTEDSDSDSDSEEETPKKAAALVSNGKPAAKKADSSSEDSSDDSSDEEKKPAAKPAAKVNGVTKKQESSDDSDDSSDDEKPAAKAAAPAKPAAAAAKKQESSEDSSEDSSDDEKKPAAKATPAKPAPAKKQESSEDSSDDSSDDEKKPAAKATPAKPAVVAAKAKKDDSSDDSSDDSEDEKPAAKAAPAKPAPVAAKKAESSSDDDSSEDEKPAAKKPAPVAAKKADSSSDDSSSEDEKPKATAVAKKPAAVVAKKADSSSDDSSSEDEKPAVKPVVNKAAAVAAKKKADSSSDDSSSDDDDEPAAKKPAVAAPAKKKAASSSDDSSSDEEEAAKPVAAKAATPAKKADSSSDDSSDSDDEPPAKKANVTPAAAAKPKKADSSSDDSSDEDEKPAKKPAAAAATPAKKAAKSDDSDDSSSDEEPESAPAVKPGQKRKFSESNAADTPNNKYSNFVKSGEVKQNGFASSTPANRSFNNKNNNSNQFTPQSSGKKKNEPFRRDGEETTNGGFKKFGDRKSFGGFEKGGRGRGGGGDRGGRGRGGGGDRGGKGRGGFGGGDRGGRGRGGFGGGDRGGRGRGGFGGGDRGGRGRGGFGGSNKPFNKSFDGGSAGQNKKITFDD encoded by the exons atggcAGCAAATGATCAATTATTAGCTGCAATAATACATGAATATCTACAAAGAAAAGATAAAACTTTGGCGCAAGTTTATCAACACAAAACCAAAGCT GCCATTGTTGCTAAGGGTTCTCCCAAATTGGAAGACATTTTGCAATACTatgtaaaaaatagtaaaacaaaaattcctCCTGTAAAAACAACTGAAGATAGCGATAGTGACAGTGATTCTGAGGAAGAAACCCCTAAGAAAGCAGCTGCTCTTGTCAGCAATGGCAAGCCTGCCGCTAAGAAAGCAGACTCCAGCTCTGAAGATTCCTCCGATGATAGCAGTGATGAGGAGAAAAAACCCGCTGCCAAACCAGCAGCTAAAGTAAATGGTGTGACTAAGAAACAGGAATCATCAGATGACTCCGATGACAGCAGTGATGATGAAAAACCTGCTGCTAAGGCTGCCGCGCCAGCTAAACCTGCTGCTGCTGCCGCTAAGAAACAAGAATCTTCCGAAGATTCTTCTGAGGATAGCAGTGATGATGAGAAGAAACCAGCAGCTAAAGCTACTCCTGCTAAACCTGCTCCTGCTAAGAAACAAGAATCTTCGGAAGATTCTTCTGATGATAGCAGTGATGACGAGAAGAAACCAGCAGCTAAAGCTACTCCTGCTAAACCAGCTGTTGTTGCCGCTAAGGCTAAGAAAGACGATTCTTCTGATGATTCTTCTGACGATAGTGAAGATGAAAAGCCAGCTGCTAAAGCGGCACCAGCAAAACCTGCTCCAGTTGCTGCTAAAAAAGCCGAGTCCAGCAGCGATGATGACAGCTCTGAAGATGAAAAACCAGCAGCCAAGAAACCTGCTCCAGTTGCTGCGAAAAAAGCCGACTCTAGCAGTGATGATTCTTCCAGTGAAGATGAAAAACCTAAAGCTACTGCTGTAGCTAAGAAACCAGCTGCTGTAGTAGCCAAAAAAGCCGACTCCAGCAGTGATGATTCGTCCAGTGAAGATGAAAAACCTGCTGTTAAACCAGTAGTTAACAAAGCTGCCGCTGTAGCAGCTAAAAAGAAGGCTGACTCCTCTTCGGATGATTCCTCCTCCGATGATGACGATGAACCAGCAGCCAAGAAACCCGCTGTAGCTGCTCCTGCTAAAAAGAAAGCAGCTTCATCATCCGATGATTCCTCATCCGATGAAGAGGAAGCTGCCAAACCAGTAGCTGCTAAAGCTGCTACTCCAGCCAAAAAGGCCGACTCCAGTTCTGATGATTCCTCAGATTCTGATGATGAGCCACCAGCTAAGAAGGCTAATGTTACTCCTGCCGCAGCTGCTAAGCCTAAAAAAGCTGACAGTTCTAGCGATGATAGTTCGGATGAAGATGAAAAGCCCGCTAAAAAACCTGCTGCAGCCGCTGCTACACCAGCCAAAAAGGCAGCCAAGTCTGACGATAGCGATGATAGCTCTAGTGATGAAGAACCAGAAAGTGCACCTGCAGTTAAACCTGgtcaaaagagaaaatttagtGAATCAAATGCCGCCGACACACCCAACAACAAATACAGTAATTTTGTGAAATCTGGCGAAGTaaag CAAAATGGATTTGCTTCTTCAACTCCTGCCAATAGAAGTTTTAACAATAAGAATAATAATAGTAATCAATTTACACCACAATCTAGTggtaaaaagaaaaacgaacCGTTTAGACGT GATGGTGAAGAAACTACAAATGGAGGCTTTAAGAAATTCGGTGATCGCAAATCATTTGGTGGCTTTGAAAAGGGAGGACGTGGTCGTGGTGGTGGTGGCGATCGCGGTGGTAGAGGCCGTGGTGGTGGCGGTGATCGTGGTGGTAAAGGCCGTGGTGGTTTCGGTGGTGGTGATCGTGGTGGTAGAGGCCGTGGTGGTTTCGGTGGTGGTGATCGTGGCGGTAGAGGTCGTGGTGGCTTTGGTGGTGGTGATCGCGGTGGCAGAGGTCGTGGTGGTTTTGGTGGTTCAAATAAACCTTTCAACAAATCCTTTGATGGTGGCTCAGCGggacaaaacaaaaagattACCTTTGATGACTAA
- the LOC111688119 gene encoding nucleolar protein dao-5 isoform X3 — translation MAANDQLLAAIIHEYLQRKDKTLAQVYQHKTKAAIVAKGSPKLEDILQYYVKNSKTKIPPVKTTEDSDSDSDSEEETPKKAAALVSNGKPAAKKADSSSEDSSDDSSDEEKKPAAKPAAKVNGVTKKQESSDDSDDSSDDEKPAAKAAAPAKPAAAAAKKQESSEDSSEDSSDDEKKPAAKATPAKPAPAKKQESSEDSSDDSSDDEKKPAAKATPAKPAVVAAKAKKDDSSDDSSDDSEDEKPAAKAAPAKPAPVAAKKAESSSDDDSSEDEKPAAKKPAPVAAKKADSSSDDSSSEDEKPKATAVAKKPAAVVAKKADSSSDDSSSEDEKPAVKPVVNKAAAVAAKKKADSSSDDSSSDDDDEPAAKKPAVAAPAKKKAASSSDDSSSDEEEAAKPVAAKAATPAKKADSSSDDSSDSDDEPPAKKANVTPAAAAKPKKADSSSDDSSDEDEKPAKKPAAAAATPAKKAAKSDDSDDSSSDEEPESAPAVKPGQKRKFSESNAADTPNNKYSNFVKSGEVKDGEETTNGGFKKFGDRKSFGGFEKGGRGRGGGGDRGGRGRGGGGDRGGKGRGGFGGGDRGGRGRGGFGGGDRGGRGRGGFGGGDRGGRGRGGFGGSNKPFNKSFDGGSAGQNKKITFDD, via the exons atggcAGCAAATGATCAATTATTAGCTGCAATAATACATGAATATCTACAAAGAAAAGATAAAACTTTGGCGCAAGTTTATCAACACAAAACCAAAGCT GCCATTGTTGCTAAGGGTTCTCCCAAATTGGAAGACATTTTGCAATACTatgtaaaaaatagtaaaacaaaaattcctCCTGTAAAAACAACTGAAGATAGCGATAGTGACAGTGATTCTGAGGAAGAAACCCCTAAGAAAGCAGCTGCTCTTGTCAGCAATGGCAAGCCTGCCGCTAAGAAAGCAGACTCCAGCTCTGAAGATTCCTCCGATGATAGCAGTGATGAGGAGAAAAAACCCGCTGCCAAACCAGCAGCTAAAGTAAATGGTGTGACTAAGAAACAGGAATCATCAGATGACTCCGATGACAGCAGTGATGATGAAAAACCTGCTGCTAAGGCTGCCGCGCCAGCTAAACCTGCTGCTGCTGCCGCTAAGAAACAAGAATCTTCCGAAGATTCTTCTGAGGATAGCAGTGATGATGAGAAGAAACCAGCAGCTAAAGCTACTCCTGCTAAACCTGCTCCTGCTAAGAAACAAGAATCTTCGGAAGATTCTTCTGATGATAGCAGTGATGACGAGAAGAAACCAGCAGCTAAAGCTACTCCTGCTAAACCAGCTGTTGTTGCCGCTAAGGCTAAGAAAGACGATTCTTCTGATGATTCTTCTGACGATAGTGAAGATGAAAAGCCAGCTGCTAAAGCGGCACCAGCAAAACCTGCTCCAGTTGCTGCTAAAAAAGCCGAGTCCAGCAGCGATGATGACAGCTCTGAAGATGAAAAACCAGCAGCCAAGAAACCTGCTCCAGTTGCTGCGAAAAAAGCCGACTCTAGCAGTGATGATTCTTCCAGTGAAGATGAAAAACCTAAAGCTACTGCTGTAGCTAAGAAACCAGCTGCTGTAGTAGCCAAAAAAGCCGACTCCAGCAGTGATGATTCGTCCAGTGAAGATGAAAAACCTGCTGTTAAACCAGTAGTTAACAAAGCTGCCGCTGTAGCAGCTAAAAAGAAGGCTGACTCCTCTTCGGATGATTCCTCCTCCGATGATGACGATGAACCAGCAGCCAAGAAACCCGCTGTAGCTGCTCCTGCTAAAAAGAAAGCAGCTTCATCATCCGATGATTCCTCATCCGATGAAGAGGAAGCTGCCAAACCAGTAGCTGCTAAAGCTGCTACTCCAGCCAAAAAGGCCGACTCCAGTTCTGATGATTCCTCAGATTCTGATGATGAGCCACCAGCTAAGAAGGCTAATGTTACTCCTGCCGCAGCTGCTAAGCCTAAAAAAGCTGACAGTTCTAGCGATGATAGTTCGGATGAAGATGAAAAGCCCGCTAAAAAACCTGCTGCAGCCGCTGCTACACCAGCCAAAAAGGCAGCCAAGTCTGACGATAGCGATGATAGCTCTAGTGATGAAGAACCAGAAAGTGCACCTGCAGTTAAACCTGgtcaaaagagaaaatttagtGAATCAAATGCCGCCGACACACCCAACAACAAATACAGTAATTTTGTGAAATCTGGCGAAGTaaag GATGGTGAAGAAACTACAAATGGAGGCTTTAAGAAATTCGGTGATCGCAAATCATTTGGTGGCTTTGAAAAGGGAGGACGTGGTCGTGGTGGTGGTGGCGATCGCGGTGGTAGAGGCCGTGGTGGTGGCGGTGATCGTGGTGGTAAAGGCCGTGGTGGTTTCGGTGGTGGTGATCGTGGTGGTAGAGGCCGTGGTGGTTTCGGTGGTGGTGATCGTGGCGGTAGAGGTCGTGGTGGCTTTGGTGGTGGTGATCGCGGTGGCAGAGGTCGTGGTGGTTTTGGTGGTTCAAATAAACCTTTCAACAAATCCTTTGATGGTGGCTCAGCGggacaaaacaaaaagattACCTTTGATGACTAA